Proteins encoded in a region of the Triticum dicoccoides isolate Atlit2015 ecotype Zavitan chromosome 3A, WEW_v2.0, whole genome shotgun sequence genome:
- the LOC119268175 gene encoding uncharacterized protein LOC119268175 isoform X6, whose protein sequence is MAPPLFSPLASAASSPPPRRRPLPPPPPSLLRHHTVLPASVGVQLTAALAGGRWRPQLMHKLASPWRRSRAAPAPRHPLLPSSAGGLRGHHLGRCCLFHPAGGARGEQQQRGQATSGRVCGGAHIRSFLNPMVSIEPQRGSELEMRWGQKVLLGWFQDREGKDFLLSAGGERAEIRETKQPEETENTTPVLCTGHIPHSFCEDQMQAAWGY, encoded by the exons ATGGCGCCGCCCCTCTTCTCCCCACTCGCCTCGGCCGCGTCTTCTCCTCCCCCGCGTCgtcgccccctccctcctcctcccccctctctccttcGTCATCACACGGTTCTTCCGGCCAGTGTCGGGGTGCAGTTGACGGCGGCCTTAGCGGGTGGGCGATGGCGGCCGCAGCTGATGCACAAGCTCGCATCGCCCTGGCGCCGATCTCGCGCGGCTCCTGCGCCTCGCCACCCTCTTCTCCCCAGCTCAGCAGGAGGTTTGCGAGGCCACCACTTGGGCCGCTGCTGCCTCTTCCACCCAGCAGGAGGAGCACGAGGTGAGCAGCAACAACGGGGACAGGCGACCTCGGGGAGAGTTTGCGGAGGGGCGCATATCAGA TCCTTTCTGAATCCGATGGTGTCAATCGAGCCACAAAGGGGAAGTGAGTTGGAGATGAGATGGGGACAGAAGGTCCTGCTCGGCTGGTTCCAAGACCGTGAGGGAAAGGACTTCCTGTTGT CCGCCGGAGGGGAAAGAGCAGAGATCCGAGAGACGAAGCAACCAGAGGAGACGGAAAACACGACCCCTGTCCTATGTACCGGCCACATCCCCCACAGCTTCTGCGAGGACCAGATGCAAG CAGCTTGGGGTTATTAA
- the LOC119268175 gene encoding uncharacterized protein LOC119268175 isoform X7: MAPPLFSPLASAASSPPPRRRPLPPPPPSLLRHHTVLPASVGVQLTAALAGGRWRPQLMHKLASPWRRSRAAPAPRHPLLPSSAGGLRGHHLGRCCLFHPAGGARGEQQQRGQATSGRVCGGAHIRSFLNPMVSIEPQRGSELEMRWGQKVLLGWFQDREGKDFLLSAGGERAEIRETKQPEETENTTPVLCTGHIPHSFCEDQMQAWGY, from the exons ATGGCGCCGCCCCTCTTCTCCCCACTCGCCTCGGCCGCGTCTTCTCCTCCCCCGCGTCgtcgccccctccctcctcctcccccctctctccttcGTCATCACACGGTTCTTCCGGCCAGTGTCGGGGTGCAGTTGACGGCGGCCTTAGCGGGTGGGCGATGGCGGCCGCAGCTGATGCACAAGCTCGCATCGCCCTGGCGCCGATCTCGCGCGGCTCCTGCGCCTCGCCACCCTCTTCTCCCCAGCTCAGCAGGAGGTTTGCGAGGCCACCACTTGGGCCGCTGCTGCCTCTTCCACCCAGCAGGAGGAGCACGAGGTGAGCAGCAACAACGGGGACAGGCGACCTCGGGGAGAGTTTGCGGAGGGGCGCATATCAGA TCCTTTCTGAATCCGATGGTGTCAATCGAGCCACAAAGGGGAAGTGAGTTGGAGATGAGATGGGGACAGAAGGTCCTGCTCGGCTGGTTCCAAGACCGTGAGGGAAAGGACTTCCTGTTGT CCGCCGGAGGGGAAAGAGCAGAGATCCGAGAGACGAAGCAACCAGAGGAGACGGAAAACACGACCCCTGTCCTATGTACCGGCCACATCCCCCACAGCTTCTGCGAGGACCAGATGCAAG CTTGGGGTTATTAA